Proteins found in one Quercus robur chromosome 2, dhQueRobu3.1, whole genome shotgun sequence genomic segment:
- the LOC126714641 gene encoding protein SAWADEE HOMEODOMAIN HOMOLOG 1-like: protein MEGFGPKDSLSEFTLAEIKDMEKIFKEIGEQSLGQALFQDIATSFSCSASRAGKSAITWEQVQSWFQNRKEQLQDKVTPSSGALKLFDDLSDVPISSKAPEGSLNPKGKKISDLSGLTYEAKSKKDNAWYDVASFLNYKFLSTGELVVRVRFSGFGNEEDEWVNVKRGVRERSIPLEHSECHEVKLGDLVLCFQEREDHAVYHDAYVVGIHKRQHDIRGCRCIFTVRYDHDNTEEKVDLGRICCRPKHYSQSALGIEVGPAQHYSQPTFDIQEGVKFPF, encoded by the exons ATGGAGGGGTTTGGTCCAAAGGATTCTCTCTCTGAATTCACTCTAGCTGAG ATTAAAGACATGGAGAAGATATTTAAGGAGATAGGGGAACAATCACTTGGTCAGGCGTTGTTCCAAGATATTGCAACCAGCTTTAG TTGCTCAGCTAGTCGTGCTGGAAAATCTGCCATAACATGGGAGCAG GTGCAAAGTTGGttccaaaatagaaaagaacAGTTGCAGGATAAAGTTACTCCCTCATCTGGTGCCCTGAAATTATTTGATGATCTTTCAGATGTACCTATTTCAAGCAAAGCCCCTGAAGGCTCTTTAAATCCtaaag GTAAAAAGATTTCAGATCTTTCAGGGTTGACATATGAAGCTAAATCAAAGAAAGATAATGCATG GTATGATGTTGCTTCATTCCTCAATTACAAGTTTCTTAGTACCGGCGAACTT GTAGTTCGTGTACGATTTTCTGGCTTTGGTAATGAGGAGGATGAATGGGTGAATGTAAAAAGGGGAGTGCGTGAGCGGTCTATTCCTTTAGAACACTCTGAGTGTCATGAGGTGAAGCTTGGAGATCTTGTCCTGTGCTTCCAG GAAAGGGAAGATCATGCAGTTTACCATGATGCCTATGTTGTGGGAATCCATAAGAGGCAACATGACATTAGGGGCTGCAGGTGCATCTTCACTGTCCGCTATGATCATGATAATACTGAG GAAAAAGTTGATCTTGGGAGGATATGTTGCAGGCCAAAACATTATTCACAGTCCGCTCTGGGTATTGAAGTAGGGCCTGCACAACATTATTCACAGCCCACTTTTGACATCCAAGAAGGAGTCAAATTTCCTTTTTAG